One segment of Thermococcus sp. DNA contains the following:
- the rnhB gene encoding ribonuclease HII, with amino-acid sequence MGLKLGGIDEAGRGPVVGPMVIGAVVVDEENVPELAKLGVRDSKKLSPGRREMLFDRIVDLLDDYVLLELWPEEIDGRTCTLNEFEVKNFIRALNSLKVKPDVLYIDAADVKEERFGEEVSRGLDFTPRIIAEHKADDRFIPVSAASILAKVTRDRLVEALKEEYGEIGSGYPSDPRTRAFLERYYREHGEFPPIARKTWGTLKKIKEAVEGKAQNGMGQLTLEMFTGRSR; translated from the coding sequence CCGGTTGTAGGTCCTATGGTAATCGGTGCCGTGGTTGTGGATGAGGAGAACGTACCCGAGCTAGCAAAACTCGGGGTCAGAGATTCCAAGAAACTCAGTCCCGGGCGCAGGGAGATGCTGTTCGACAGGATAGTTGACCTCCTGGACGACTACGTGCTCCTCGAATTATGGCCAGAGGAAATAGACGGAAGAACGTGCACACTCAACGAATTCGAGGTTAAAAACTTCATCCGGGCGTTGAACTCCCTGAAGGTGAAGCCCGATGTGCTGTACATAGACGCAGCAGACGTCAAGGAGGAGAGATTCGGTGAGGAGGTGTCCAGAGGACTGGACTTCACTCCCAGAATAATCGCGGAGCACAAGGCAGACGACAGGTTCATCCCAGTATCTGCGGCATCTATCCTGGCCAAAGTGACAAGGGACAGGCTTGTTGAAGCACTCAAGGAAGAATACGGCGAGATAGGTTCAGGATACCCTAGCGATCCACGGACGAGGGCGTTTCTCGAACGCTACTACCGCGAACACGGCGAGTTCCCTCCCATAGCCAGAAAAACCTGGGGAACACTGAAGAAGATAAAAGAGGCCGTTGAAGGAAAAGCTCAAAATGGGATGGGACAGCTCACGCTGGAGATGTTCACCGGGAGATCCCGGTAA
- a CDS encoding dolichyl-phosphate-mannose--protein mannosyltransferase, with translation MKWKTLVFILISAGIILSSFWYLYRTASSPALRGYIGDEVWYIPASRNILHRLGVDVHYVNGTTGSEGVNVIFSNVSSKLRYASTVEMIADDYNTTFEMEYYDFPGLYFEIPPRNLGAFRKSLAKELPSGSYYVVPGFRYPDKDNIQNYLNLEHPFLGKDLIMLGMLREDKPIDWRVPGLIEFALIGVLVLLATYRISGSYLASLIALVFVAADPTLQATAVAAMLDIHVAFFVTLFMLVLIYERRMGAGMALGLAAAAKLSGAFGWPVLLVDAFKGEKRLTRFMAVIALVPGVAFLVPNLTAIKAVGFEYWLRQFLGSFRWHLSYKGPNPSTSPFWQWFVNSTPFPFHFNPNIYAQTDPFLLLAMVVFIFAIPWVYRKRTRVVVPFGIFWSTIALFALQYALGGKTQFSFYATVLVPPAAVTIGVVLNDIIRWEAFRESIKTYWVWILRIKRRIWDVTGISR, from the coding sequence ATGAAATGGAAAACCCTTGTGTTCATACTCATATCGGCGGGTATAATACTGTCCTCCTTCTGGTACCTTTACAGAACGGCGTCCTCACCGGCGCTTAGAGGGTACATAGGTGACGAGGTCTGGTACATCCCGGCTAGCAGGAACATACTCCACCGCTTGGGGGTCGACGTCCACTACGTGAACGGTACAACGGGCTCGGAGGGGGTAAACGTCATCTTCTCCAACGTGTCTTCCAAACTGCGCTACGCCTCCACCGTTGAGATGATAGCCGACGACTACAACACAACGTTTGAGATGGAGTACTACGACTTTCCCGGGCTGTACTTTGAGATTCCACCCCGGAACCTCGGGGCATTCCGAAAATCACTTGCAAAAGAGCTCCCCTCGGGAAGCTACTACGTTGTCCCCGGATTCAGGTACCCGGATAAGGACAACATCCAGAACTACCTCAACCTTGAGCACCCGTTCTTAGGGAAGGACCTTATAATGCTTGGGATGCTGAGGGAGGACAAGCCGATAGACTGGCGCGTTCCCGGCCTCATCGAATTTGCCCTCATAGGTGTACTGGTCCTCCTGGCAACGTACAGAATAAGCGGGAGTTACCTAGCCTCCCTCATCGCCCTGGTTTTTGTAGCCGCCGACCCGACGCTTCAGGCAACCGCCGTGGCTGCCATGCTGGACATCCACGTGGCGTTCTTCGTTACCCTCTTCATGCTCGTACTGATCTACGAGAGGCGCATGGGTGCAGGAATGGCACTCGGCCTTGCGGCGGCGGCAAAGCTGAGTGGTGCCTTCGGGTGGCCTGTACTACTTGTGGATGCCTTCAAGGGGGAGAAGCGTCTGACCCGTTTCATGGCGGTTATAGCTCTAGTTCCAGGTGTTGCCTTCCTCGTTCCAAACCTAACCGCGATAAAGGCGGTTGGTTTCGAATACTGGCTCCGGCAGTTCTTGGGTAGCTTTAGGTGGCACCTCAGCTACAAGGGGCCGAATCCGAGCACCTCCCCGTTCTGGCAATGGTTCGTTAACAGCACCCCATTCCCCTTCCACTTTAACCCAAACATCTACGCCCAGACTGATCCCTTCCTTTTGCTGGCCATGGTGGTCTTCATATTCGCCATTCCGTGGGTGTACAGAAAAAGGACGAGGGTTGTCGTGCCCTTTGGGATATTCTGGAGTACCATAGCTCTGTTTGCCCTTCAATACGCACTTGGTGGAAAGACTCAGTTCAGCTTTTACGCTACCGTTCTCGTTCCCCCCGCCGCGGTCACCATAGGAGTTGTGCTTAACGATATCATACGCTGGGAGGCATTCAGGGAATCCATAAAGACGTACTGGGTCTGGATCCTGCGCATTAAACGGAGGATCTGGGATGTTACCGGGATCTCCCGGTGA